In Corvus cornix cornix isolate S_Up_H32 chromosome 4A, ASM73873v5, whole genome shotgun sequence, one genomic interval encodes:
- the LOC104691274 gene encoding probable G-protein coupled receptor 83 has translation MRQHTWFPLPYMPKPFWRAENHNTTNFFSALYGFPNQSFFHSDLNLEDLGDFGSGAKYEGESQSRTVKALLIVAYSVIICISLFGNILVCHVVIKNKMMHSATNLFIVNLAVADVMITTLNTPFTLVRFVSSTWVFGKLMCHISRFVQYCSVHVSVLTLAAIALDRHQVIMHPLKPRMSMVTGGICIIVIWVMASCFSLPHAIYQTLTRFYIGNSTIRMVCLPSFPPPADLFWKYLDLTTFVLLYVLPLLVISITYTMVAKKLWLRNAIGDLTMEQYYAHQRKKKMTLKMLMVVVVVFAVCWFPLNCYVVLISCRAIHSSNALYFAFHWFAMSSTCYNPFIYCWLNGSFRAELRSLLCVCRPRSMAQGHALQPISPPFQDAKAENCWHKRSSTCQKAQTPSQRNSAKTDISSVHPIVAES, from the exons aTGAGACAGCACACCTGGTTCCCCTTGCCGTACATGCCCAAGCCcttctggagagcagagaaCCACAACACAACCAACTTCTTCTCTGCACTGTATGGCTTCCCTAACCAGTCCTTCTTCCACAGTGACTTGAACCTGGAGGACCTGGGGGACTTTGGTAGCGGAGCCAAGTATGAGGGCGAGTCCCAGAGCCGGACAGTGAAGGCGCTGCTGATCGTCGCCTACTCCGTGATCATCTGCATCTCACTGTTCGGCAACATCCTGGTGTGCCACGTGGTCATCAAGAACAAGATGATGCACTCTGCCACCAACCTCTTCATTGTCAACCTGGCTGTTGCTGACGTGATGATCACCACCCTGAACACCCCCTTCACACTG GTGCGGTTTGTGAGCAGCACCTGGGTTTTTGGAAAGCTGATGTGTCACATCAGCCGGTTTGTTCAGTACTGCTCTGTCCACGTGTCTGTGCTGACCCTTGCTGCCATTGCACTGGACCGGCACCAG GTAATCATGCACCCTCTCAAGCCACGCATGTCCATGGTGACAGGAGGGATTTGCATCATTGTCATCTGGGTTATGGCCAGCTGCTTCTCGCTGCCTCACGCCATTTATCAGACTCTGACAAGGTTTTATATTGG AAACAGCACCATCCGAATGGTCTGCCTCCCcagcttccctcctcctgctgatCTTTTCTGGAAGTATTTGGACCTGACTACGTTTGTTCTCTTGTATGTTCTGCCCTTGCTTGTGATCTCCATCACTTACACCATGGTGGCCAAGAAGCTCTGGCTGAGGAATGCCATCGGGGACCTCACCATGGAGCAATACTATGCCCATCAGCGGAAGAAGAAGATGACACTGAAGATgctgatggtggtggtggttgtgTTTGCCGTGTGCTGGTTTCCCCTGAACTGCTACGTGGTGCTGATCTCCTGCAGGGCCATCCACAGCAGCAATGCTCTGTACTTTGCTTTTCACTGGTTTGCCATGAGCAGCACCTGCTACAACCCCTTCATCTACTGCTGGCTGAATGGGAGCTTCCGCGCGGAGCTCCGGTCCCTGCTCTGCGTGTGCCGGCCCAGGAGCATGGCCCAGGGCCACGCTCTGCAGCCCATCTCCCCACCGTTCCAGGATGCCAAGGCTGAGAACTGCTGGCACAAAAGAAGCAGCACATGCCAGAAGGCACAGACACCCTCCCAGAGGAACTCTGCAAAGACAGACATATCCAGCGTGCATCCAATTGTGGCAGAAAGCTAA